In Anseongella ginsenosidimutans, one genomic interval encodes:
- a CDS encoding TonB-dependent receptor: MKNFLLILLSLCFFTHSRLTAQDQAGKQLISGEFRDLSFEAFAKQVEAATSLHFYYDPSQVDSLRVTISVSKASPEEVLKELFRDSDLFYSFDDAGNVFITKGRRLITRLPRGFFEGEAVPDSMSAESLVYGDNGQEASPAAFSTKLFAIGTRGAASSEGQANIAGYVRNAASGETIPGVLVYIENPRAEVVTDEFGYYSITLPKGRHTLIVKAMGMNDTRRQIMLYSNGKLDIALQERVIALKAVTVDAEKVQNIRGTQMGMESLSIKAIKQVPAVFGETDILRAVLTLPGVQSVGEASTGFNVRGGSTDQNLILFNDATIYNSSHLFGFFSAFNPDLIKSVELHKSSIPAKFGGRVSSVLDVATRDGNKNKLTGSAGLGLLTGKLAVEGPLIKDRTSFIAGVRSTYSSWLLNLLPEEYGKSKASFGDFTLHLAHKLNDRNNLYLTGYLSRDRFNLNTDTLYGYHNRNINLKWKSLFSNRFYGVFTAGYDQYEYGVSSEENPVNAYKMGFDINQYNFKTDFTYFLNARHTFDAGLSTIYYHLHPGYFKPSGGSSLVVPDVLEAEQALESAVYLKDQINVTDQLALDVGLRYSIFNYLGPKTLYSYPEGVPREEINVRDTLRYPAGKVAHTWHGPEIRASARYTLSETASLKAGYHTLRQYIHMLSNTAAISPTDIWKLSDPNIRPQEGDQVSFGVYKNLKANTIETSLELYYKRFKNYLDYKSGANLVLNHHIETDVINTKGRSYGIELMLKKRTGKMNGWLSYSWSRSLLRMDDPVAGELINEGMEYPSSFDKPHDFTFIGNYRFSHRFSISLNLLYSTGRPVTLPVGTYDYGGSERVLYSERNAYRIPDYYRADFSMNIEGNHVIDQLTHNSWTLGIYNITGRRNAYSVYFKSENGKVKGYKLSIFGSAIPFVSYNVRF; encoded by the coding sequence ATGAAAAACTTTTTACTCATCCTGCTTAGTCTGTGCTTTTTTACTCATTCCCGCCTTACCGCCCAGGACCAGGCGGGTAAACAGCTTATCAGCGGTGAGTTCAGGGACCTTTCGTTCGAAGCGTTCGCGAAGCAGGTGGAAGCGGCTACTTCCCTGCATTTTTATTACGACCCTTCACAGGTGGACAGCCTGCGGGTAACGATCTCCGTCAGTAAAGCTTCGCCGGAAGAAGTGCTTAAGGAATTGTTCCGGGACAGCGACCTGTTTTATTCGTTTGACGATGCGGGGAATGTATTCATCACAAAAGGAAGGCGGCTTATTACCCGCTTACCCAGAGGGTTTTTTGAGGGCGAAGCGGTCCCTGACAGCATGTCGGCCGAGTCCTTGGTTTACGGGGACAACGGGCAGGAGGCCTCTCCGGCAGCGTTTTCAACTAAGTTATTCGCGATCGGGACAAGAGGCGCCGCGTCGTCGGAGGGTCAAGCCAATATCGCCGGCTATGTCCGCAATGCGGCATCGGGTGAAACTATACCGGGGGTGCTTGTCTATATAGAAAACCCCCGCGCCGAAGTGGTGACGGATGAATTCGGGTACTATTCCATAACGCTTCCCAAAGGCCGGCATACGCTTATCGTGAAAGCGATGGGCATGAACGATACCCGGCGGCAGATCATGCTTTATTCTAACGGTAAACTGGATATCGCCCTTCAGGAAAGGGTGATCGCCCTGAAAGCAGTGACCGTGGATGCGGAAAAGGTGCAGAATATCCGGGGGACTCAAATGGGAATGGAAAGCCTGAGTATCAAAGCGATCAAACAAGTGCCCGCGGTATTCGGGGAAACGGATATCCTCCGGGCGGTACTCACGCTGCCTGGCGTACAGTCGGTTGGCGAAGCCAGTACCGGTTTTAATGTACGGGGCGGATCTACCGATCAGAACCTGATCCTTTTTAACGATGCAACCATTTATAATTCATCCCATCTATTCGGGTTCTTTTCCGCGTTCAACCCGGACCTGATAAAAAGCGTGGAATTGCATAAAAGCAGTATTCCTGCGAAATTCGGCGGGCGGGTTTCTTCGGTACTGGACGTGGCTACGCGGGATGGCAATAAAAATAAACTCACCGGATCGGCCGGCCTGGGCCTGCTTACGGGGAAACTGGCGGTGGAGGGACCTTTGATCAAGGACAGGACCTCCTTTATTGCCGGTGTTCGTTCAACCTATTCCAGCTGGCTGCTGAACCTGCTGCCGGAGGAATACGGGAAAAGCAAAGCTTCTTTCGGCGATTTTACGCTGCACCTCGCACATAAGCTCAATGACCGAAACAATCTTTACCTGACCGGTTACCTGAGCAGGGACCGTTTCAACCTGAATACCGACACTCTCTACGGCTATCATAACCGCAATATCAATCTTAAATGGAAGAGCCTGTTCAGCAATCGTTTTTACGGTGTTTTCACAGCGGGTTACGATCAGTACGAATACGGCGTCTCCAGCGAGGAAAACCCCGTCAATGCCTATAAAATGGGTTTTGATATTAACCAGTACAATTTCAAAACGGATTTTACCTATTTCCTGAATGCCAGGCACACTTTTGACGCCGGCCTGAGTACGATCTATTATCATCTTCATCCAGGTTACTTTAAGCCATCGGGGGGCAGTTCTTTGGTGGTGCCGGATGTGCTGGAAGCGGAACAGGCCCTGGAAAGCGCTGTTTACCTGAAGGACCAGATCAATGTCACCGATCAGCTTGCCCTGGATGTGGGCCTTCGTTATTCCATTTTTAATTACCTGGGGCCAAAAACACTCTACAGTTATCCCGAAGGCGTCCCCCGGGAAGAGATCAACGTGCGGGACACGCTGCGTTATCCGGCGGGAAAGGTGGCGCACACCTGGCATGGCCCGGAGATCAGGGCTTCAGCCAGGTACACGCTGTCCGAAACGGCCTCTCTTAAAGCGGGTTACCACACCCTGAGGCAGTATATTCATATGCTTTCCAATACGGCGGCCATTTCTCCCACGGATATCTGGAAGCTGAGCGATCCGAATATCCGGCCCCAGGAAGGGGATCAGGTTTCCTTCGGTGTTTACAAGAATCTGAAAGCGAATACCATAGAAACTTCCCTGGAGCTTTATTATAAACGGTTTAAAAATTACCTCGATTACAAGAGCGGGGCCAACCTGGTATTGAACCATCACATAGAAACCGATGTGATCAATACAAAAGGGAGGTCTTACGGTATCGAACTCATGCTGAAAAAGCGGACGGGCAAAATGAATGGCTGGTTAAGTTATTCCTGGTCGCGCTCCCTGCTCCGGATGGACGATCCCGTGGCGGGCGAGCTGATCAATGAGGGCATGGAATATCCCAGCAGTTTTGATAAGCCGCATGATTTTACTTTTATCGGGAATTATCGTTTTTCGCACCGCTTCAGTATTTCCCTCAATTTATTATACAGCACCGGCCGGCCGGTGACCCTGCCGGTGGGCACCTATGATTACGGAGGTTCAGAGCGGGTGCTTTATTCTGAGCGGAACGCTTACCGGATCCCGGACTACTACCGGGCGGACTTTTCCATGAATATCGAGGGAAATCATGTAATAGACCAGCTTACGCATAATTCCTGGACATTGGGGATCTATAATATTACCGGCCGGAGAAATGCTTATTCGGTCTATTTTAAATCGGAGAACGGAAAGGTGAAGGGCTATAAACTATCCATATTCGGCAGCGCCATTCCTTTTGTTTCCTATAACGTAAGGTTTTGA
- a CDS encoding DUF4249 domain-containing protein: MRALLRKYGNYLLAMILLTGCKDPFELPEVTAGKPLLVVEGFLNGGGGETLVRLSYTSPFSGEDQPAPQPVMDASVSVEDEQGNSYPLYPDFMNSGGNYIAEDLPLLSGRNYRLRIETSEGKQYFSEFTPVKNTPDIDSVGWELKDGGLQVYVNTHDPSNATRYYRWEYEEAWEFHAPYRTMYKYHEEDSTVQFRTEEEMIYTCWDSTFSTTIITGSTTRLSEDVVYRQPLVFAAYGAEKMSVLYSILVKQYAMTREAFEYWETMKKNTEEIGSIFDPLPSNLRGNIYNAADPSEKVIGYISAGSVRERRFFIDNDDLPDNWNEPFFCDMINVPSDSITFYFASEAYIPLAEIYEGGSVSYTATGRSCVDCTLKGVTKKPDFWPR; encoded by the coding sequence ATGAGGGCTTTATTACGAAAATACGGGAATTACCTGCTGGCCATGATCCTGTTAACGGGCTGCAAGGATCCCTTTGAGTTGCCCGAAGTAACCGCCGGGAAACCGCTCCTGGTGGTGGAGGGATTCCTGAACGGAGGCGGAGGAGAAACCCTTGTCCGGCTCAGCTATACCAGCCCTTTTTCGGGGGAGGACCAGCCTGCGCCGCAGCCCGTGATGGATGCTTCGGTAAGCGTGGAGGACGAGCAGGGCAATAGCTATCCCCTTTACCCGGACTTCATGAACTCAGGGGGAAATTATATCGCAGAGGACCTTCCGCTCCTGTCAGGCAGGAATTACCGCCTGCGCATTGAAACCAGTGAAGGAAAGCAGTATTTTTCGGAATTCACCCCGGTGAAGAACACGCCCGATATAGACAGCGTAGGATGGGAATTGAAGGATGGCGGGCTACAGGTGTATGTGAATACGCATGATCCGTCAAATGCTACCCGGTATTACCGCTGGGAGTACGAGGAAGCATGGGAGTTTCACGCGCCCTACCGTACGATGTACAAGTACCACGAGGAAGACTCGACCGTTCAATTCAGAACAGAAGAAGAAATGATATATACCTGTTGGGACAGCACTTTTTCCACCACTATCATCACCGGTTCCACCACCCGGCTCAGCGAAGACGTCGTTTACAGGCAGCCGCTGGTATTTGCGGCTTACGGCGCAGAGAAAATGAGCGTGCTTTACAGTATCCTGGTAAAACAGTACGCCATGACCAGGGAAGCCTTTGAATACTGGGAAACGATGAAGAAAAACACGGAGGAAATCGGATCCATATTCGATCCCCTGCCTTCGAACCTGCGCGGGAATATCTATAACGCGGCCGACCCTTCGGAGAAGGTGATCGGCTATATAAGCGCCGGTTCGGTAAGAGAAAGAAGGTTTTTTATTGATAATGACGACTTGCCGGATAACTGGAACGAACCTTTTTTCTGCGATATGATCAACGTGCCCAGCGATAGTATCACGTTTTATTTTGCGAGCGAAGCGTATATTCCGCTCGCGGAGATATACGAGGGAGGGTCCGTGTCGTATACAGCAACGGGGCGGAGCTGCGTGGATTGTACCCTGAAGGGAGTAACCAAAAAGCCGGATTTCTGGCCAAGATAA